Proteins co-encoded in one Paracoccus aestuarii genomic window:
- a CDS encoding PaaI family thioesterase, with protein MTVITGKTGTQRLIGYVLDVSDPAGAACILDLDDRHLNRQDILHGGIAATLLDNAMGATGSLTVDPSGTHPFMTLSLTVNYLAPGRPGRITARGRVTGGGRATLFIEGALRHEDGTLIATATGVFRKTKAPS; from the coding sequence ATGACGGTGATCACGGGGAAAACCGGCACGCAGCGCCTGATCGGATATGTCCTCGACGTCTCCGACCCGGCGGGGGCGGCCTGCATCCTGGATCTGGACGACCGGCACCTGAACCGCCAGGACATCCTGCATGGCGGGATCGCCGCCACGCTTCTGGACAATGCGATGGGCGCGACGGGCAGCCTGACGGTCGATCCCTCGGGCACGCATCCCTTCATGACGCTGTCCCTGACGGTGAACTACCTCGCGCCGGGGCGGCCCGGGCGCATCACCGCGCGGGGCCGCGTGACCGGCGGCGGCCGCGCCACCCTGTTCATCGAGGGCGCGCTGCGTCATGAGGACGGCACGCTGATCGCCACCGCGACCGGCGTGTTCCGCAAGACGAAGGCGCCCTCATGA
- a CDS encoding oxepin-CoA hydrolase, alternative type has product MTPYTNPHCEISDLGDRLVVENRNAARRNALTPEFYDGLHHALRQAAEDPRIGAVLIMGEGDFFCAGGDLTVLATAQGMTEDARRARIDALNDLIRAVVACPRPVIAVVEGGAAGAGLSLALACDMVIAARDARFTAAYVNAGLVPDGGLTAALTACLPPQMALQMALTGQPVPAERLHALGVIAQLTEPGEAIMAAMAMADRLAQGPADAQAAIKRLMTGARATLLESQLTAERDAMAAALAAPEAAEGIGAFLAKRPPDFRRLREGQ; this is encoded by the coding sequence ATGACCCCCTATACCAATCCCCATTGCGAAATCAGCGATCTCGGCGACCGCCTGGTGGTCGAGAACCGCAACGCCGCCCGGCGCAACGCGCTGACGCCCGAATTCTATGACGGGCTGCATCACGCGCTGCGGCAGGCGGCCGAGGATCCGCGCATCGGCGCCGTCCTGATCATGGGCGAGGGCGATTTCTTCTGCGCGGGTGGCGATCTGACCGTGCTGGCCACCGCCCAAGGCATGACCGAGGATGCCCGCCGCGCCCGCATCGACGCGCTGAACGACCTGATCCGCGCGGTCGTGGCCTGCCCCCGCCCGGTCATCGCCGTGGTCGAGGGCGGCGCGGCGGGTGCGGGCCTGTCCCTGGCTTTGGCCTGCGACATGGTGATCGCGGCGCGCGATGCGCGCTTCACCGCGGCCTATGTCAATGCCGGGCTCGTGCCCGATGGCGGGCTGACCGCGGCCTTGACCGCCTGCCTGCCGCCGCAGATGGCGCTGCAGATGGCGCTGACCGGCCAGCCCGTTCCCGCCGAACGCCTGCACGCCTTGGGCGTCATCGCCCAGCTGACCGAACCGGGCGAGGCGATCATGGCCGCCATGGCCATGGCCGACCGCTTGGCCCAAGGCCCCGCCGATGCCCAGGCCGCGATCAAGCGCCTGATGACCGGCGCCCGCGCCACCCTGCTGGAGAGCCAGCTGACCGCCGAGCGCGACGCCATGGCCGCGGCCTTGGCCGCCCCGGAGGCCGCCGAGGGGATCGGCGCCTTCCTGGCCAAGCGCCCCCCCGATTTCAGACGACTGCGCGAGGGACAATGA
- a CDS encoding acyl-CoA dehydrogenase family protein — MDMSFTPEETAFRDEIRAFLKAELDPALARKVRLHHDLTKAEMEGWHAKLQSRGWLAGNWPKEFGGAGWTAIQRHIFEEESARAHAPRIVPFGIAMLGPVLQKFGSKEQQDHWLPRILNGDDWWCQGYSEPGAGSDLAGLRCEARRDGDHYVVNGQKTWTTLGQHANMIFCLVRTSTEGKKQEGISFLLIDMETPGVTVRPIVLLDGAAEVNEVWFDNVRVPAANLVGTENEGWTYAKYLLTHERTNIAGVGFATAALDNLKRVARAQIHRGKPLSEDPAFAADMASVEIELMAMSTTNLRMLSAAAQGQAPGIESSMLKIKGTQIRQRLDALTRRAYGGQAMALPQGGNEGPEDADEALAATATWLNNRKLSIYGGSNEIQRSIIAGAMAKG, encoded by the coding sequence ATGGATATGAGCTTCACCCCCGAGGAAACCGCCTTCCGCGACGAGATCCGCGCCTTCCTGAAGGCCGAGCTGGACCCCGCGCTGGCCCGCAAGGTGCGCCTGCATCACGACCTGACCAAGGCCGAGATGGAGGGCTGGCACGCGAAACTCCAATCGCGCGGCTGGCTGGCCGGGAACTGGCCCAAGGAATTCGGCGGCGCGGGCTGGACCGCCATCCAGCGTCACATCTTCGAGGAGGAATCGGCACGCGCCCATGCGCCGCGCATCGTGCCCTTCGGCATCGCCATGCTGGGGCCGGTCCTGCAGAAATTCGGGTCCAAGGAACAGCAGGATCACTGGCTGCCCCGCATCCTGAACGGCGACGACTGGTGGTGCCAAGGCTATTCCGAACCCGGCGCCGGGTCGGACCTGGCCGGCCTGCGCTGCGAGGCGCGGCGCGATGGCGACCATTATGTCGTCAACGGCCAGAAGACCTGGACCACGCTCGGCCAGCACGCCAACATGATCTTCTGCCTGGTGCGCACCTCGACCGAGGGAAAGAAGCAGGAGGGCATCAGCTTTCTGCTGATCGACATGGAAACGCCGGGCGTCACCGTGCGCCCCATCGTCCTGCTGGACGGCGCGGCCGAGGTGAACGAGGTCTGGTTCGACAATGTCCGCGTCCCTGCCGCCAATCTGGTCGGCACCGAAAACGAGGGCTGGACCTATGCCAAATACCTGCTGACGCATGAGCGCACGAATATCGCGGGCGTGGGCTTTGCCACCGCCGCACTGGACAACCTCAAACGCGTGGCCCGCGCCCAGATCCATCGCGGCAAGCCCCTGTCCGAGGACCCGGCCTTCGCCGCCGATATGGCATCGGTCGAGATCGAGCTGATGGCCATGTCCACCACCAACCTGCGGATGCTTTCGGCCGCGGCCCAGGGGCAGGCGCCGGGGATAGAAAGCTCGATGCTCAAGATCAAGGGCACCCAGATCCGCCAGCGTCTGGATGCGCTGACGCGGCGCGCCTATGGCGGCCAGGCAATGGCCCTGCCGCAGGGGGGCAACGAGGGCCCCGAGGATGCCGACGAGGCTCTCGCCGCCACGGCGACCTGGCTGAACAACCGCAAGCTGTCGATCTATGGCGGCTCGAACGAGATCCAGCGCAGCATCATCGCTGGCGCCATGGCAAAGGGGTAA
- a CDS encoding acyl-CoA dehydrogenase family protein, with translation MDFQLSDDHRMLQDSLRGVLARHSGDGLAPALAELGIPEALLTEAEGGFDGSGAAVALIFEELGRAGAPSTPVAAMIGAAALAQAGHDAAVLAFADAEPGTRHDRGVAMRAEGECLTGRKTMVIGAEGAQGFLVTTADALWRVDRDAEGVEFRPYPLMDDQPGGDLILCDAPATRLGALSGHDGVLARAVLAHAAYGLGVITAAFDLTLDYLRQRKQFGQPLIAFQALAHRMADLAVEVEQARSAVVNLSGHLDAEPALRDRHLQACKVTVGRAARLLAEESVQLHGGIGMTEEYALGGIIRRLIAADTAMGDADYHLERFALAEPAFA, from the coding sequence ATGGACTTTCAGCTTTCCGACGACCACCGCATGTTGCAGGACAGCCTGCGCGGCGTCCTGGCCCGCCATTCGGGCGACGGCCTGGCCCCGGCCTTGGCCGAACTGGGCATCCCCGAGGCCCTGCTGACCGAGGCCGAGGGCGGCTTTGACGGATCGGGCGCCGCCGTGGCGCTGATCTTCGAGGAGCTGGGCCGGGCGGGCGCACCCTCGACCCCCGTCGCCGCCATGATCGGCGCGGCGGCCCTGGCCCAGGCCGGGCATGACGCGGCGGTGCTGGCCTTCGCCGATGCGGAACCCGGCACGCGCCATGACCGGGGCGTGGCCATGCGCGCCGAGGGCGAGTGCCTCACGGGCCGCAAGACCATGGTTATCGGGGCCGAAGGGGCGCAGGGGTTCCTGGTCACCACCGCCGATGCGCTGTGGCGCGTGGACCGCGATGCGGAGGGCGTCGAATTCCGCCCCTATCCGCTGATGGACGATCAGCCCGGGGGCGACCTGATCCTGTGCGATGCCCCCGCCACGCGTCTCGGGGCGCTGTCGGGTCATGACGGCGTTCTGGCCCGCGCGGTCCTGGCCCATGCGGCCTATGGGCTGGGCGTGATCACCGCGGCCTTCGACCTGACGCTGGACTATCTGCGCCAGCGCAAGCAGTTCGGCCAGCCGCTGATCGCCTTTCAGGCCCTGGCCCATCGCATGGCCGATCTGGCGGTCGAGGTCGAACAGGCCCGTTCCGCCGTCGTCAACCTCTCAGGCCATCTGGACGCCGAACCTGCCCTGCGCGACCGGCACCTGCAGGCCTGCAAGGTCACGGTGGGCCGCGCCGCGCGCCTGCTGGCCGAGGAATCGGTCCAGCTGCATGGCGGCATCGGCATGACCGAGGAATATGCCCTTGGCGGCATCATCCGCCGCCTGATCGCCGCGGACACGGCGATGGGGGATGCCGATTACCACCTGGAACGGTTCGCCCTGGCCGAGCCCGCCTTCGCATGA
- the metG gene encoding methionine--tRNA ligase, producing MARHLITSALPYINGIKHLGNLVGSQLPADLYARYLRARGHEVMFICATDEHGTPAELAAAKTGEAVADYCARMHAEQARLADGFGLSFDHYGRSSSDRNRRLTQHFAGRLADQGYIREVEEAQVYSHADGRFLPDRYIEGTCPNCGYDKARGDQCENCTKQLDPTDLIDPRSAISGSTDLEVRATKHLYLRQSALKGDIAAWIDTKADWPILTTSIARKWLNDGDGLQDRGITRDLDWGVPVKRGDADWPGMEGKVFYVWFDAPIEYIGATAEWADATGADDAAWRRWWRLDEGAEDVTYTQFMGKDNVPFHTLSFPATLIGSGEPWKMVDYIKSFNYLTYQGGQFSTSQGRGVFMDHALEILPADYWRWWLLSHAPESGDSEFTWENFQQSVNKDLADVLGNFVSRITKFCRSKFGEAVPEGPAWGEAERALIDTLTTRIRAYEANMAAMEVRKAASELRAIWVSGNEYLQSAAPWTVFKTDPDQAAMQVRMGLNLIRLYAVLSRPFIPFAAEAMLGAMGAPDAAWPDDVAAALEALPAGHAFTVPDVLFAKISDDDRATWEERFQGARA from the coding sequence ATGGCCCGCCACCTGATCACCTCTGCCCTGCCCTATATCAACGGGATCAAGCATCTGGGGAACCTCGTCGGATCGCAGCTGCCGGCGGATCTCTATGCGCGCTATCTGCGGGCGCGGGGGCATGAGGTGATGTTCATCTGCGCCACCGACGAACATGGCACGCCCGCGGAGCTGGCCGCCGCCAAGACGGGCGAGGCCGTGGCCGATTACTGCGCGCGGATGCATGCCGAACAGGCGCGGCTGGCCGACGGCTTCGGGCTGTCCTTCGACCATTACGGGCGGTCCTCCAGCGACCGCAATCGCCGCCTGACCCAGCATTTCGCGGGCCGCCTGGCCGATCAGGGCTATATCCGCGAGGTCGAGGAAGCCCAGGTTTATTCCCATGCCGATGGCCGCTTCCTGCCCGACCGCTATATCGAGGGCACCTGCCCCAATTGCGGCTATGACAAGGCCCGCGGCGATCAATGCGAGAACTGCACGAAACAGCTGGACCCGACCGACCTGATCGACCCGCGCAGCGCGATCAGCGGTTCCACCGACCTGGAGGTGCGGGCGACCAAGCATCTCTATCTGCGCCAATCCGCGCTGAAGGGCGACATCGCCGCCTGGATCGACACCAAGGCCGACTGGCCGATCCTGACGACCTCGATCGCGCGGAAATGGCTGAACGATGGCGACGGGTTGCAGGACCGCGGCATCACCCGCGATCTGGACTGGGGCGTGCCGGTCAAGCGCGGCGATGCCGACTGGCCGGGGATGGAGGGCAAGGTCTTCTATGTCTGGTTCGACGCGCCCATCGAATATATCGGCGCGACCGCCGAATGGGCCGACGCGACCGGGGCCGACGATGCCGCCTGGCGCCGCTGGTGGCGGCTGGACGAGGGCGCGGAGGATGTCACCTATACCCAGTTTATGGGCAAGGATAACGTGCCCTTCCACACCCTGTCCTTCCCCGCGACCCTGATCGGGTCGGGCGAGCCGTGGAAGATGGTCGATTACATCAAGTCCTTCAACTACCTGACCTATCAGGGCGGACAGTTCAGCACCTCGCAGGGGCGCGGCGTCTTCATGGACCACGCGCTGGAGATCCTGCCCGCCGATTACTGGCGCTGGTGGCTGCTGTCGCACGCCCCCGAATCCGGCGACAGCGAGTTCACATGGGAGAACTTCCAGCAATCGGTGAACAAGGACCTGGCGGACGTGCTGGGCAATTTCGTCAGCCGGATCACCAAGTTCTGCCGGTCGAAATTCGGCGAGGCGGTCCCCGAAGGCCCGGCCTGGGGCGAGGCCGAGCGGGCGCTGATCGACACGCTGACCACCCGCATCCGCGCCTATGAGGCCAACATGGCCGCGATGGAGGTCCGCAAGGCCGCCTCCGAGCTGCGCGCCATCTGGGTCTCGGGCAACGAATACCTGCAATCGGCCGCGCCTTGGACGGTCTTCAAGACCGACCCGGACCAGGCGGCGATGCAGGTGCGCATGGGGCTGAACCTGATCCGTCTTTATGCGGTGCTGTCGCGGCCCTTCATCCCCTTCGCCGCCGAGGCCATGCTGGGGGCGATGGGCGCGCCGGATGCCGCCTGGCCCGACGATGTGGCCGCCGCGCTGGAGGCCCTGCCCGCGGGCCATGCCTTCACCGTGCCGGATGTCCTCTTCGCCAAGATCTCGGATGACGATCGCGCGACATGGGAGGAACGGTTCCAAGGCGCCCGCGCCTGA
- a CDS encoding FAD-dependent oxidoreductase — protein sequence MPVTYRRDGAIGVITIDNPPVNATGQAVRAGLMLAARDFAADDAAEAAVMICAGRTWVAGADITEFGKPPREPFLPDVITAIESLDKPVVAAIHGTALGGGLELAMGCHARIGAPGARMGLPEVTLGLLPGAGGTQRLPRLIGLMPALEAITSARQIPAAEALDLGLIDALATGDLTADAMALARSLAGQAPRRTRDLPAPGDQPDAVAALRAAVARRLPGRIGEGTAIDVVTDSLAVPFDQGMAMERAAFLALMDSPQRAALIHAFFAERAVGNLPAIKGVAPRDLERIGVIGGGTMGAGIATACLLAGQQVTLIERDDAAAARARDTIAGMLEGAVKRGKLKPEARDSALSDRLTTGTDYAGLAQADLIIEAVFESMEVKEQVFAQLDRVAKPGAVLATNTSYLDVNRIADATGRPGDVIGLHFFSPAHVMRLLEVVVADRTDPQVVATGFALAKRLKKIAVRAGVCDGFIGNRILSHYRAAVDAMVLDGAAPQQIDRALADFGFAMGPYAVSDLAGLDIGAMTRQRKAADRHPRDRVPVFADRLYEQGDLGRKTGRGFYVYGEGKPQPNPDLPALLDRVRADLGLTPRAFDDEEIVARTMAAMVNEAARVVEDGTAARPLDVDVVMLNGYGFPRWRGGPMHWADAHGLDRILSDIRRFAETDDHYWQPAPLLERLVAEGRRFADLNKESQS from the coding sequence ATGCCCGTCACCTATCGGCGCGACGGCGCCATCGGCGTCATCACCATCGACAACCCCCCCGTGAACGCGACCGGACAGGCGGTGCGCGCGGGCCTGATGCTGGCCGCGCGCGATTTCGCCGCCGATGACGCGGCCGAGGCCGCCGTGATGATCTGCGCGGGCCGCACCTGGGTCGCGGGGGCCGACATCACCGAATTCGGCAAACCCCCGCGCGAGCCCTTCCTGCCCGACGTGATCACCGCGATCGAATCGCTAGACAAGCCGGTCGTGGCCGCGATCCATGGCACCGCGCTCGGCGGCGGGTTGGAGCTGGCGATGGGCTGCCATGCCCGCATCGGCGCCCCCGGCGCCCGGATGGGCCTGCCCGAGGTGACCTTGGGCCTGCTGCCCGGCGCGGGCGGCACGCAGCGCCTGCCGCGGCTGATCGGGCTGATGCCCGCGCTGGAGGCGATCACCTCGGCCCGCCAGATCCCCGCCGCGGAGGCGCTGGATCTGGGCCTGATCGACGCGTTGGCGACCGGCGATTTGACCGCCGATGCCATGGCCTTGGCCCGCAGCCTGGCGGGCCAAGCCCCGCGCCGCACCCGCGACCTGCCCGCGCCCGGTGACCAGCCCGATGCGGTCGCCGCCCTGCGCGCCGCGGTCGCGCGCAGGCTGCCCGGCCGGATCGGCGAGGGCACGGCCATCGACGTGGTCACCGACAGTCTGGCCGTTCCCTTTGACCAAGGCATGGCGATGGAGCGCGCGGCCTTCCTGGCGCTGATGGACAGCCCGCAGCGCGCGGCGCTGATCCATGCCTTCTTCGCCGAACGCGCGGTCGGCAACCTGCCCGCGATCAAGGGCGTCGCGCCGCGCGATCTGGAACGGATCGGGGTGATCGGCGGCGGCACGATGGGGGCGGGGATCGCCACCGCCTGCCTGCTGGCGGGTCAGCAGGTCACGCTGATCGAACGCGACGATGCCGCCGCCGCCCGCGCCCGCGACACCATCGCGGGGATGCTGGAGGGCGCGGTCAAGCGCGGCAAGCTGAAGCCGGAGGCCCGCGACAGCGCCCTGTCCGACCGCCTGACGACCGGCACGGACTATGCGGGCCTCGCGCAGGCCGATCTGATCATCGAGGCGGTCTTCGAATCGATGGAGGTCAAGGAGCAGGTCTTTGCCCAGCTGGACCGGGTGGCCAAGCCGGGCGCGGTGCTGGCCACCAACACCTCCTATCTGGACGTGAACCGGATCGCGGATGCGACCGGCCGGCCGGGCGATGTGATCGGGCTGCATTTCTTCTCGCCCGCCCATGTCATGCGCCTCTTGGAGGTCGTGGTCGCCGATCGCACCGACCCACAGGTCGTGGCGACGGGGTTCGCGCTGGCCAAGCGGCTGAAGAAGATCGCCGTGCGGGCGGGGGTCTGCGACGGCTTCATCGGCAACCGCATCCTGTCGCATTACCGCGCGGCGGTGGATGCGATGGTGCTGGACGGGGCCGCGCCCCAGCAGATCGACCGCGCGCTTGCGGATTTCGGCTTTGCCATGGGCCCCTACGCGGTCAGCGATCTGGCCGGGCTGGACATCGGCGCCATGACCCGCCAGCGCAAGGCCGCTGACCGCCACCCGCGCGACCGCGTGCCGGTCTTTGCCGACCGGCTCTATGAACAAGGCGATCTGGGTCGCAAGACGGGCCGGGGCTTCTATGTCTATGGTGAGGGCAAGCCGCAGCCCAACCCGGACCTGCCCGCGCTGCTGGACCGGGTGCGCGCCGATCTGGGGCTGACGCCCCGCGCCTTCGACGACGAGGAGATCGTCGCCCGCACCATGGCCGCCATGGTGAACGAAGCCGCCCGCGTGGTCGAGGACGGCACCGCCGCCCGGCCCCTGGATGTCGATGTGGTCATGCTGAATGGCTACGGCTTTCCGCGCTGGCGCGGCGGGCCGATGCATTGGGCGGACGCGCATGGCCTCGACCGCATCCTGTCCGACATCCGGCGTTTCGCCGAAACCGACGACCATTACTGGCAGCCCGCGCCGCTGCTGGAACGGCTGGTGGCCGAGGGCCGCCGCTTCGCCGACCTGAACAAGGAATCGCAGTCATGA
- the rocF gene encoding arginase: MTHCILIGAPVDEGQRRPGCLMGPAAYRTAGLAATLQALGHSVEDRGDVAPDAPGSETCANPAVHHLPEMIAWTRALQQATRDALPHGMPIIMGGDHSLALGTVAGVAAHAAEQGRPQFVIWLDAHSDFHTVASTTSGNLHGTPMAYANGLDGFDPFPPFPAPIPGENICMFGIRSVDPAEHAAMEPTEITVNDMRVLDEQGIVAPLRAFLDRVRAADGLLHVSLDVDFLDPSIAPAVGTTVPGGATFREAHLVMELLHESGLVTSLDLVELNPFLDERGRTARLMVDLVGSLMGRKVFDRPTRSFG, translated from the coding sequence ATGACCCATTGCATCCTGATCGGAGCCCCCGTGGACGAGGGGCAGCGCCGCCCCGGCTGCCTGATGGGCCCCGCCGCCTATCGCACCGCCGGGCTGGCCGCGACCCTGCAGGCCCTGGGCCACAGCGTCGAGGATCGCGGCGACGTCGCCCCCGACGCGCCGGGATCCGAGACCTGCGCCAATCCCGCCGTCCATCACCTGCCCGAGATGATCGCCTGGACCCGCGCCCTGCAGCAGGCCACCCGCGACGCGCTGCCCCATGGCATGCCGATCATCATGGGGGGCGATCATTCGCTGGCCTTGGGCACCGTGGCCGGGGTCGCGGCCCATGCGGCCGAACAGGGCCGCCCGCAATTCGTGATCTGGCTGGACGCGCATAGCGACTTCCACACCGTCGCCAGCACTACATCGGGCAATCTGCACGGCACGCCCATGGCCTATGCCAACGGGCTGGACGGTTTCGACCCCTTCCCGCCCTTTCCCGCCCCCATCCCGGGCGAAAACATCTGCATGTTCGGCATCCGCAGCGTGGACCCCGCCGAACATGCCGCGATGGAACCGACCGAGATCACCGTCAACGACATGCGCGTGCTGGACGAACAGGGCATCGTGGCGCCCCTGCGGGCCTTCCTCGACCGGGTGCGGGCGGCGGACGGGCTGCTGCATGTCAGCCTGGACGTGGATTTCCTGGACCCCTCGATCGCGCCGGCGGTGGGCACGACCGTGCCCGGCGGCGCGACCTTCCGCGAGGCGCATCTGGTGATGGAACTGCTGCACGAATCGGGGCTGGTCACATCGCTGGACCTGGTCGAGCTGAACCCCTTTCTGGACGAACGGGGCCGCACCGCGCGGCTGATGGTCGATCTGGTCGGCAGCCTGATGGGCCGCAAGGTCTTTGACCGGCCCACCCGCAGCTTCGGCTGA
- a CDS encoding acetyl-CoA C-acyltransferase yields MKQPVIVSTARTGIGRAKRGAFNQTHGAVMAGAVARAVVDRAGIDPALIEDSLWGCGYPEYVTGGNIARQAVIRAGLPDSIAGATVNRFCASGLQALAQGAQMVAHEGARAVLVGGVESISLIQPPVRHSREAWIEANRPDLYVTMIETADNVARRYGVTREAQDAYAVESQARTAAAQKAGIFEDEIIPMTVTMSVTDKATGETREQETTITADEGNRPGTTLDALAKLEPVRGEGQFVTAGNASQLSDGAAALLVMEADLAASLNLEPLGAFRGYAVAGCAPDEMGIGPVFAIPRLLERNGLSVDDIDLWELNEAFASQCLYCRDELGIDPAKYNVNGGAISVGHPFGMTGARTAGHILREGRRRGAKWGVVTMCVGGGQGAAGLLEIF; encoded by the coding sequence ATGAAACAGCCCGTCATCGTGTCCACCGCCCGCACCGGGATCGGCCGCGCCAAGCGTGGCGCCTTCAACCAGACGCACGGCGCCGTGATGGCAGGCGCCGTGGCCCGCGCCGTCGTCGACCGCGCCGGCATCGACCCCGCGCTGATCGAGGACAGTCTCTGGGGCTGCGGTTATCCCGAATATGTCACCGGCGGCAATATCGCCCGTCAGGCCGTGATCCGCGCGGGTCTGCCCGACAGCATTGCGGGCGCCACGGTCAACCGCTTCTGCGCATCGGGCCTGCAGGCGCTGGCCCAAGGCGCGCAGATGGTCGCGCATGAGGGCGCGCGCGCCGTACTGGTGGGTGGCGTCGAGAGCATCTCGCTGATCCAGCCGCCCGTGCGCCATTCGCGCGAGGCCTGGATCGAGGCGAACCGCCCCGATCTTTATGTGACCATGATCGAGACCGCCGATAATGTCGCCCGCCGCTATGGCGTCACCCGCGAGGCGCAGGACGCCTATGCCGTCGAATCCCAAGCCCGCACCGCCGCGGCGCAAAAGGCCGGGATCTTCGAGGATGAGATCATCCCGATGACCGTCACCATGTCCGTCACCGACAAGGCCACCGGCGAGACCCGTGAACAGGAAACCACCATCACCGCCGACGAGGGCAACCGCCCCGGCACCACGCTGGACGCGCTGGCCAAGCTGGAACCCGTGCGCGGCGAGGGCCAGTTCGTGACCGCGGGCAATGCCTCGCAGCTGTCGGACGGGGCCGCGGCGCTGCTGGTGATGGAGGCCGATCTGGCCGCATCGCTGAACCTGGAACCGCTCGGTGCCTTTCGCGGCTATGCGGTGGCGGGCTGCGCACCGGACGAGATGGGCATCGGCCCGGTCTTCGCCATCCCCCGCCTGCTGGAACGCAACGGGTTGTCGGTCGACGACATCGACCTGTGGGAGCTGAACGAGGCCTTTGCCAGCCAGTGCCTCTATTGCCGCGACGAACTGGGCATCGATCCGGCAAAATACAACGTGAATGGCGGCGCGATTTCGGTCGGGCATCCCTTCGGCATGACGGGCGCGCGCACCGCGGGCCACATCCTGCGCGAAGGCCGCCGCCGGGGCGCCAAATGGGGCGTCGTGACCATGTGCGTGGGCGGTGGCCAAGGCGCCGCCGGACTTCTGGAGATCTTCTGA
- a CDS encoding class I adenylate-forming enzyme family protein, whose translation MTRIHQLFDAARAAHADRPAATDATGTRSYGALDDLARDAQRDLAAMGLRPGDRLLVVAENATALPVLLLAASRMGAVLVPVNARMTGPELAKIAAHTEPRLTVFLSHASDPARQHAGDARAVDLAGAPVHVAGPADVAPEAVLPDAAMTAVILYTTGTTGTPKGVMLTHGNLIFGGESSARLRGLEATDVIWGVLPLTHVFGLTSMLCAGLSAGAHIRLEPRFSAAETLAALQSDVTVLPAVPQMHAAIMAEARARGMAALARPLRYVSSGAAPLDPDWKRRAEAFYGIALQNGYGMTETTAGVTVTDNAIGDPDPSAGRPLPGVEIALDDSIGREPGTGEVLTRGPHIMRGYFRNPEATAQVLRDGWMRTGDLGRIDDRGRLHIVGRCKELIIRGGFNVYPPEVEAALNDHPAVLQTAVIGRPREGGDEDILAFCQLVEPGAATPEALAAHAAARLSAYKRPTRIVVTGAFPAAATGKVLKHRLLSHFADLLV comes from the coding sequence ATGACCCGTATCCACCAGCTGTTCGACGCCGCCCGCGCGGCCCATGCCGACCGTCCCGCCGCGACGGATGCCACCGGAACGCGCAGCTACGGCGCGCTGGACGATCTGGCCCGCGACGCGCAGCGCGACCTGGCGGCGATGGGCCTGCGACCCGGCGACCGCCTGCTGGTGGTGGCCGAGAACGCCACCGCGCTGCCCGTCCTGCTGCTGGCGGCCAGCCGCATGGGCGCGGTGCTGGTCCCGGTGAACGCCCGCATGACCGGGCCGGAACTGGCCAAGATCGCCGCCCATACCGAACCGCGCCTGACCGTGTTTCTGTCCCATGCCAGCGACCCCGCCCGCCAGCATGCGGGCGATGCCCGCGCGGTCGATCTGGCGGGCGCGCCCGTCCATGTCGCGGGCCCCGCCGATGTCGCCCCGGAGGCCGTGCTGCCCGATGCGGCGATGACGGCGGTGATCCTCTATACGACGGGGACGACCGGGACGCCCAAGGGGGTGATGCTGACCCATGGGAACCTGATCTTCGGCGGCGAAAGCTCGGCCCGGCTGCGCGGGTTGGAGGCCACGGACGTGATCTGGGGGGTGCTGCCGCTGACCCATGTCTTCGGCCTGACCTCGATGCTCTGTGCGGGGCTGTCGGCGGGCGCGCATATCCGGCTGGAGCCGCGATTCTCGGCCGCCGAGACGCTGGCCGCGCTGCAATCGGATGTCACCGTCCTGCCCGCCGTGCCGCAGATGCATGCCGCGATCATGGCCGAGGCGCGCGCCCGGGGCATGGCCGCGCTGGCCCGCCCGCTGCGCTATGTCAGCAGCGGCGCCGCACCCCTGGACCCCGACTGGAAGCGCCGGGCCGAGGCCTTCTATGGCATCGCGCTGCAGAACGGCTATGGCATGACCGAGACGACGGCGGGCGTCACCGTGACGGACAATGCCATCGGCGATCCCGACCCCTCGGCCGGGCGGCCCCTGCCGGGGGTCGAGATCGCGCTGGACGACAGCATCGGCCGCGAACCCGGCACGGGCGAGGTTCTGACCCGCGGCCCGCACATCATGCGCGGCTATTTCCGCAACCCGGAGGCCACCGCCCAGGTGCTGCGGGACGGCTGGATGCGCACCGGCGATCTGGGCCGGATCGACGACCGGGGCCGCCTGCACATCGTCGGCCGCTGTAAGGAGCTGATCATCCGCGGCGGCTTCAACGTCTATCCCCCCGAGGTCGAGGCCGCGCTGAACGACCATCCCGCCGTGCTGCAGACCGCCGTCATCGGCCGCCCGCGCGAGGGCGGGGACGAGGATATCCTGGCCTTCTGCCAGCTGGTCGAGCCGGGTGCCGCGACCCCCGAGGCGCTGGCCGCCCATGCGGCGGCGCGGCTGTCGGCCTATAAGCGGCCGACGCGGATCGTGGTGACGGGGGCCTTTCCGGCGGCGGCGACGGGCAAGGTGCTGAAGCACCGGCTGCTGTCGCATTTCGCCGATCTGCTGGTCTGA